Below is a genomic region from Culicoides brevitarsis isolate CSIRO-B50_1 chromosome 2, AGI_CSIRO_Cbre_v1, whole genome shotgun sequence.
GTGatagaatttttaacgaatcaaccgccaaaaattaattaaaaaatcaaaaattttattttttcttccgtttttcctttttcatctTCGCAGCTGCCTTGTAAAAACCAACGGAACGCTTGCTATCGATGATTTCCTTGTACTTGCGTTTGTTTTTCTTCTGGAATTCAGCATCGGCGAGCAATTCATCAACCAAAGTCTTGGCTTTGGACTTCTTCCCTTCATGCCGCTCGTTGTAATGATCCAAGGGCGACGGCAAAACCTTCCcaatttggaaatattttggaaGAACTTTCGATTCTGCGCGTTTATAAAAGTGTTTGCTGTCCAAAGCGCCTCTCATCCTGATCAACTCAAGCTCGTTCTTGACTTCTTCCGTTATTTCTGGCGCCGGGAGGTTGAACCAACCATTTCCTTTGGTCTTGGAAGCTTcagcctaaattttttttttagaaaaaaatcttttaatttcaggaaaaattgattttttaatagtttttaggGGATTTTCCTTCAGATTACTAAAGAAGTGCTTCATTTTTCCATCCACCAACGATCAATTATTCCAATTTGAttccaaaaaagtaaaattagcGCTTCTTAGtgagaaaaattgacaagCAAGTGGCTGTTTTCATGCACAAAAGTctctttaagcaaaaaattattacttgctagatgattttttgtaccaTTGGCCTTACAGAGGAACGATATAAACTAAAATCGAGCCACTAAGATTACAATGGAGAAGCAATTTTACCCGGAATCCATTGGTGAGTCAATAATTGATCGAACGCGGTAAAAATGGGAGCCTCTGGCAACGTCAGATTTCGAATATTTCATCATTAGGACTTAATTTcccactaaaaatttatttttctcacccTTCTCAGCTTCAAAAGTTTCCTTTCCGACATCGAAACAGTGTCAAGCGATTTTTTTCCCGCCACAACTGCATTCGTGTTTGTTTTCACAGCagattttatctcattttggATGATTTCCTGCAATCCCGAATCCACAATGGGAGCTTTGAAGGGCAGCAATCCcttctttttcttattttttgtgtcatttttcttCCGAATCAGCTGAGAGACATCCACGGAAGCCGTTTCTCTGTTCAATTGTTTGGTATTTTTGATGATGTGCGTGATGTCCTTTGATGGCGGAGGGAgacctaataatttttttcgttaaaaaatcattttggaAGCGCATGTAAACAATTAACTAACCTCCGTAGTCCTCGTCATCGTCTTCAGACTCGACTTTTTCCGGTTCTGAAGCgatttcttcttcatcttcagAACTTTCTTGGTACAGGTCCTTGTCGGGACACGTGTCTATCACaaataaatccataaaaaGGGGTGCTTGTGCTTTTTATTAGCAGAAAAAGGGAGAATGAAAGGCACGGGGACTTGCGAATGTCaacaa
It encodes:
- the LOC134829586 gene encoding deoxynucleotidyltransferase terminal-interacting protein 2 → MDLFVIDTCPDKDLYQESSEDEEEIASEPEKVESEDDDEDYGGLPPPSKDITHIIKNTKQLNRETASVDVSQLIRKKNDTKNKKKKGLLPFKAPIVDSGLQEIIQNEIKSAVKTNTNAVVAGKKSLDTVSMSERKLLKLRRAEASKTKGNGWFNLPAPEITEEVKNELELIRMRGALDSKHFYKRAESKVLPKYFQIGKVLPSPLDHYNERHEGKKSKAKTLVDELLADAEFQKKNKRKYKEIIDSKRSVGFYKAAAKMKKEKRKKK